The Thermogemmata fonticola genome has a window encoding:
- a CDS encoding ExbD/TolR family protein, translating into MSHGNIDRGEPNFTPLLDLVLQLIMFFMLSANFVMEQTAVEIRLPESIAAKAVEKTAQSIFFLNINKEGRVILTPDQWEGDIHTLDNAIQVENYLRRRANEERRRTKKDPSTPLETVLILRVDRETEFRKTFEIMNACRRVGYERVQLRAILHGTLD; encoded by the coding sequence ATGAGTCACGGCAACATTGATCGCGGGGAGCCGAATTTCACGCCGCTCCTGGACCTGGTTCTACAGTTGATCATGTTTTTCATGCTCTCGGCTAACTTTGTCATGGAGCAGACGGCGGTGGAAATCCGCCTGCCGGAGTCGATTGCGGCCAAAGCGGTGGAAAAGACCGCCCAGTCGATCTTCTTCCTCAACATCAACAAGGAAGGCCGGGTGATTCTCACGCCGGATCAGTGGGAAGGGGACATCCATACCCTGGACAATGCTATTCAAGTGGAGAATTATCTGCGCCGCCGCGCGAATGAGGAACGACGCCGGACCAAAAAAGACCCGAGCACGCCACTGGAGACAGTATTGATCCTGCGGGTAGATCGGGAGACGGAGTTCCGCAAGACATTTGAGATCATGAACGCTTGCCGCCGGGTTGGATACGAACGAGTCCAACTGCGGGCAATCCTCCACGGTACCTTGGACTGA
- a CDS encoding MotA/TolQ/ExbB proton channel family protein yields the protein MNRSAYQSWARGLFRFCLVLWVLAVFAGVAQAQESAAAEGPQESLALFMIKAVGPVFGPLLLAVSVALVALCVLLALDLRMSGAIPPGFVEEFTGIVNQRKFKEAFDLARSDPSFLGQVLTAGMGRLQYGLEDAREAAMNALESIKADKDQKNNYTAVIGTLGPMFGLVGTVYGMIKSFSVLATATQINPAKLADGIAHALVVTLFGIAISVPAIFFNAYFRNRITRLCMDVGHIADDLLTQMYHNSKKPAVAAAAAANVPPSAQGVGTAAPPPAPPR from the coding sequence ATGAACCGATCGGCTTACCAGAGTTGGGCGCGGGGATTGTTTCGGTTTTGTCTAGTGCTTTGGGTCCTGGCTGTGTTTGCAGGCGTGGCCCAAGCTCAGGAAAGTGCAGCAGCCGAAGGGCCGCAAGAGTCCTTGGCCCTGTTCATGATCAAGGCGGTGGGACCGGTATTCGGCCCTCTCCTGCTGGCAGTGTCGGTGGCGTTGGTGGCCCTTTGCGTTCTACTGGCGCTGGATTTGCGCATGAGCGGAGCGATTCCTCCAGGATTCGTGGAGGAGTTCACGGGAATTGTCAATCAGCGGAAGTTCAAGGAAGCCTTTGACTTGGCGCGAAGCGATCCTTCCTTTTTGGGCCAAGTGCTGACCGCAGGGATGGGTCGCTTGCAGTACGGCCTGGAAGATGCGCGAGAAGCGGCGATGAACGCCCTGGAAAGCATCAAGGCGGATAAGGACCAGAAAAACAACTACACCGCGGTGATCGGGACATTAGGGCCGATGTTTGGACTGGTGGGTACGGTGTACGGCATGATCAAGTCCTTCTCGGTTCTAGCAACGGCGACGCAGATCAATCCCGCCAAGCTGGCCGATGGTATCGCGCACGCCCTCGTGGTGACGCTCTTCGGCATTGCGATCTCGGTGCCCGCCATTTTCTTCAACGCCTACTTCCGCAACCGCATCACGCGGCTATGCATGGATGTGGGGCATATCGCTGATGATCTTTTGACCCAAATGTATCACAACTCGAAGAAACCGGCGGTGGCCGCCGCGGCAGCCGCCAACGTGCCGCCCTCCGCCCAGGGTGTGGGTACTGCTGCTCCTCCACCGGCGCCCCCGCGCTGA
- a CDS encoding ExbD/TolR family protein, translated as MGRRRKGHTEHIEPDLPITPMLDMSFQLLAFFIMTFKPSPTEGQLAMQLPPPEQGGGAAMPDPFGDKPAKYIVRVTANASGQIARMSLKEEGSASPPTDLGADLSRYMNALKDAMQRHQERGAKLTLELDGRLLHEYVVSLMDHALRAGFTDISPILASGGT; from the coding sequence ATGGGTCGTCGGCGAAAAGGTCATACGGAGCACATCGAGCCGGACCTGCCCATCACGCCGATGCTGGACATGTCTTTCCAGCTTTTGGCGTTTTTCATCATGACGTTTAAGCCGTCGCCGACCGAGGGACAGTTGGCGATGCAGCTTCCGCCGCCGGAGCAGGGGGGTGGGGCGGCGATGCCCGATCCCTTCGGGGATAAGCCTGCCAAGTATATCGTGCGGGTCACTGCAAACGCCAGCGGCCAAATTGCCCGTATGAGTCTCAAGGAAGAAGGTTCGGCAAGTCCTCCTACCGACCTGGGTGCGGACCTCAGCCGTTATATGAACGCCCTCAAAGACGCGATGCAACGTCACCAAGAGCGCGGCGCCAAGCTCACCCTGGAATTGGATGGGCGTCTGTTGCATGAATACGTCGTCTCTCTGATGGACCATGCCTTGCGGGCCGGATTTACGGACATCTCCCCCATTCTGGCCTCGGGCGGCACCTGA